Proteins from one Podospora pseudocomata strain CBS 415.72m chromosome 4, whole genome shotgun sequence genomic window:
- a CDS encoding hypothetical protein (EggNog:ENOG503NY7C; antiSMASH:Cluster_5), which translates to MVDTARMADYYGSNKQPKSLQPSYGYHSAATDPLSETEMGDGDSDLEDLEVSGGGYSPPAWRRLGDGGRSSGFWQPQTVIRSDRQRDGFNRQYDLLGRSMREDSPDSVMDGLAGYGGGRGQMGEDAHWLNDEILQEAIRTRLPESVSPEKGRSPELEDNYWKNHQIYGNNQQQEQKKLGSIDETTIKIKQEDWEEEEQQQGRGVALSAIPEFSPVRDGPVTTPKPEEEIADNYIRFAVHAEVQHRTEPIDATINFFRCVSQSVTRSKTSLFTSLLIALLSFIVTRHLTHPLTPPPVPDLVKVASVARSLEPLIYYSENGAAQVTSLQATSVAVWDLSESIRTSNLTSAPLIVSTLDDLADSLQILSLELTKFFANVDGDIDGILITMSWARRELSTLSSSPPPSPLINNILSLPFIPSIFGPTHPQRTQRTLQRTFNELLNVLEEAVESELSHSLSLFRLFSSIDSQFLTLTRTVTRESSNQESLHNDLLSSLWVRLLGAKKGELAKFEKNRELLKDVREKTVRNKGVLVEHNQKLLALKASLEALRRKLVSPLVRSINSSTLTLEEQVRGLEEAGGYLEGVRSRQKGRVMEMLYGGGSGAGGHKTIVEIGDV; encoded by the exons atggtggacaCGGCAAGGATGGCAGATTACTacggcagcaacaaacaaCCCAAGTCGTTGCAACCGTCGTACGGGTACCACTCGGCCGCAACCGATCCGCTGAGCGAGACagagatgggggatggggacagCGATCTAGAGGATCTGGAGGTTTCTGGGGGCGGATATTCTCCTCCGGCGTGGAGACGGCTGGGAGACGGAGGTCGCAGCAGCGGCTTCTGGCAGCCCCAGACGGTGATCAGGAGTGACCGCCAGCGGGATGGGTTTAACAGGCAGTATGATTTGCTGGGGAGGTCGATGAGGGAGGATAGTCCCGATAGTGTGATGGATGGGCTGGCGGGGTATGGAGGGGGTCGTGGGCAAATGGGGGAGGATGCACACTGGTTGAATGATGAGATCTTGCAGGAGGCGATCAGGACGAGGTTGCCGGAGAGTGTGTCCCcggaaaaggggaggagtCCAGAGTTGGAGGACAACTACTGGAAGAATCACCAAATATACGGAAAcaaccagcagcaggagcaaaagaagctGGGGAGCATCGACGagaccaccatcaagatTAAACaggaggactgggaggaggaggagcagcagcaaggaagAGGGGTGGCTTTGAGTGCGATTCCAGAATTTTCGCCAGTTCGGGATGGACCCGTGACGACGCCaaaaccagaagaagaaattgCTGATAACT ACATTCGCTTCGCCGTCCACGCCGAAGTCCAACACCGCACCGAACCCATCGATGCCACCATCAACTTTTTCCGGTGCGTCTCCCAATCCGTCACACGgtccaaaacctccctcttcacctccctcctcattgCCCTCCTCTCTTTCATCGTGACGCgtcacctcacccaccccctcacccctcctccagtccccgacctcgtcaaagtcgcCTCCGTCGCCCGCTCGCTCGAGCCATTGATTTACTACTCCGAAAACGGCGCAGCCCAAGTGACATCCCTCCAAGCCACCTCGGTCGCAGTCTGGGACCTGTCCGAATCCATCAGAACAAGCAACCTCACCTCGGCCCCCCTAATCGTCTCCACCCTCGACGACCTGGCCGACTCCCTCCAGATTTTGTCGTTGGAGCTGACCAAATTCTTCGCCAACGTCGACGGGGACATTGACGGGATTCTGATCACCATGTCCTGGGCCCGTCGCGAactctccaccctctcctcctcccctcccccgtctcccctcatcaacaacatcttATCCCTCCCTTtcatcccctccatcttcggCCCGACCCACCCCCAGCGGACACAGCGAACCCTCCAACGCACATTCAACGAACTGCTCAACGTGCTCGAAGAGGCGGTAGAATCCGAACTCTCCCACTCCTTATCCCTGTTTCGACTCTTCTCTTCAATAGACTCCCAGTTCCTAACCCTGACCCGAACCGTAACGCGCGAGTCATCAAATCAGGAGTCCCTCCACAACGAcctcctctcttccctctgGGTCCGTCTCCTAGGCGCTAAAAAGGGGGAACTAGCAAAGTTTGAGAAGAATCGGGAACTGCTGAAGGAtgtgagggagaagacggtGAGGAATAAGGGTGTGCTGGTGGAGCATAACCAGAAGTTGTTGGCTCTCAAGGCTAGTCTGGAGGcgctgaggaggaagctTGTCAGCCCGCTGGTGAGGAGTATCAACTCTAGCACCCTGACGCTGGAGGAGCaagtgagggggttggaggaggcgggggggtatcttgagggggtgaggagccggcagaaggggagggtgatggagatgcTGTATGGGGGTGGGTCAGGGGCTGGGGGCCATAAGACGATTGTTGAGATTGGGGATGTGTaa
- a CDS encoding hypothetical protein (EggNog:ENOG503NWBG; COG:A; antiSMASH:Cluster_5), which yields MSITRPANFSTVILRHDCKVSIDFGSPHVQNTVNMSAELEAERQEYENQLELVVTSLKDDPDNAELQTLKGDLEGMIQMINDSIAELKPKSAPAPPKRQPSPPPAPKEKWSRENHPAFKKAGPEAAEEKESDVVVNYQVNDTVMAKWATGDKGFYPARITSVTGSKTAPIYTVKFKSYDTVETLRAKDIKPMPAQKRKADGISTAPTAGPSSSSSTPAYGSGSATPTVNNGIVKSAPADMYPQAQAAAENNPDEKPKPKFKKIKATKELEAGKNKWQEFTQKGKFGKAAKKESMFRTPEGVKGRVGFTGSGQTMRKDPTRSRHIYQPNEDLD from the exons ATGAGCATCACGCGCCCCGCCAACTTTTCAACTGTCATCCTTCGACACGACTGCAAAGTATCCATCGACTTTGGATCTCCGCACGTGCAAAACACAGTCAACATGAGCGCTGAACTAGAAGCCGAGAGACAAGAGTACGAGAATCAG CTCGAACTCGTCGTCACATCGCTCAAAGATGATCCCGATAACGCCGAACTCCAGACCCTCAAGGGTGACCTTGAGGGCATGATCCAGATGATCAATGATTCCATCGCTGAGTTGAAGCCTAAATCCGCGCCCGCGCCGCCGAAGCGAcagccctccccaccgccagcgcCAAAGGAGAAGTGGTCGCGAGAGAACCACCCAGCCTTCAAGAAAGCCGGCCCCGaagcggccgaggagaaggagtcgGACGTCGTTGTAAACTACCAAGTCAACGACACAGTGATGGCCAAATGGGCGACTGGCGACAAGGGCTTCTACCCGGCGAGAATCACGTCAGTTACCGGCTCCAAGACCGCGCCGATTTACACTGTCAAGTTCAAGAGCTATGATACGGTTGAGACGTTGAGAGCGAAGGATATAAAGCCCATGCCTGCCCAGAAGCGCAAGGCTGACGGGATCAGCACAGCGCCTACAGCCGGcccgtcttcctcatcatctacCCCAGCCTACGGTTCGGGTTCTGCGACGCCAACAGTGAACAATGGGATCGTCAAGTCTGCTCCTGCTGACATGTACCCCCAGGCGCAGGCCGCGGCGGAGAACAACCCAGACGAGAAGCCGAAACCGAAGTTCAAGAAGATAAAGGCGacgaaggagctggaggcgggGAAGAATAAGTGGCAGGAGTTTACTCAAAAGGGAAAGTTTGGGAAGGCtgcgaagaaggagagcaTGTTCCGCACGCCGGAGGGTGTCAAGGGGAGAG TCGGGTTTACTGGCTCTGGCCAGACCATGCGCAAAGACCCTACCCGCAGTCGGCACATCTACCAACCCAACGAAGATTTGGATTGA
- the BFR2 gene encoding rRNA-processing protein bfr2 (BUSCO:EOG09262WSH; COG:K; COG:U; EggNog:ENOG503NVS0; antiSMASH:Cluster_5) — translation MVCLRIADSRSPKAATFSQVASSVPTNQQTMAPVAKKVKPSKRFAQFDEKVIARDFDIENEPQSEDERSGSDESEDELAGTEHYVAVGKSKLREKEGIKLGPEYRGARVSRAALEQSSDEYDDEEDEEDEEEEEFDDPSMADLERDQNFDDDFEIDSDNALGKSDEERFRDYVFRASSKPKLEKAKANGKAKEELKTKGRISKRPTAADFMTSSGEEDEGEEEDEDSEEEDEEEDSEEYDSVADGNEMFDLEAGEGSDDSEEDSEEGEEGSDDDDDDQDDIRRALKNDKKFNEDPDSSKLREALKEDKKSIVSAMSQAAKADADKGMAVRIQRRAFDSILNLRIRLQKALVASNTFNEVENNQEISNKPYQAAEEAAVKLWNTIDSVRTSFLPEQARAKVGEKRKRDTIDVDTSSQEIWENMLATEEVALAHRRKVLEKWSERVKKNTTTGAATRNLVKNESQTLLSALDSQLVSSDRLVKRARIPRSCAPAQAAKKVEEDVEIYDDADFYQLLLKELVDQRSADTGAPGESVTTVRWAALKEAKVRKQVDRKASKGRKLRYTVHEKLQNFMAPEDRRQWEEHAIDRLFGALFGQKLALKEEDDKEEEEDDDEEMGGVSLEEAGLKLFRS, via the exons ATGGTTTGCTTGCGCATTGCAGATTCAAGATCCCCAAAAGCTGCAACTTTTTCCCAGGTAGCAAGTAGTGTGCCTACCAATCAGCAAACAATGGCGCCAGTAGCAAAGAAAGTAAAGCCCTCGAAGCGGTTCGCGCAGTTCGACGAGAAGGTTATCGCAAGGGATTTCGACATTGAGAACGAGCCTCAATCCGAAGATGAGCGCAGTGGGAGCGACGAGTCGGAGGATGAGCTGGCGGGGACGGAGCACTATGTTGCTGTCGG CAAGAGCAAACTCCGCGAGAAAGAAGGCATCAAGCTTGGCCCTGAATACCGCGGCGCGCGGGTGAGTCGAGCGGCGCTGGAACAGAGTAGTGATGAgtatgatgatgaagaggatgaagaggatgaagaggaagaagagttTGACGATCCCTCCATGGCCGACCTCGAGCGCGATCAGAACTTTGACGACGACTTCGAGATTGATAGCGACAATGCGCTTGGCAAAAGTGATGAGGAAAGATTCAGGGACTATGTCTTCCGTGCTAGCTCTAAGCCTAAGTTAGAGAAGGCGAAGGCGAATGGGAAGGCGAAAGAGGAGTTGAAGACCAAGGGGAGGATTTCCAAAAGGCCGACGGCTGCTGATTTCATGACTTCTtcgggtgaggaggatgaaggcgaggaagaagatgaggactctgaggaggaagatgaagaggaggactcTGAGGAATACGACTCGGTGGCGGATGGAAACGAGATGTTTGACTtggaggcgggagaggggTCTGACGACTCAGAGGAGGATAgcgaagagggtgaggagggcagtgacgacgacgacgacgaccaaGACGACATCCGCAGGGCCCTCAAGAACGACAAAAAGTTCAACGAAGACCCCGACAGTTCCAAGCTTCGCGAAGCCCTCAAGGAAGACAAAAAGTCCATTGTCTCTGCCATGTCCCAGGCTGCCAAAGCAGACGCTGACAAGGGGATGGCCGTCCGCATCCAGCGCCGCGCCTTTGactccatcctcaacctccgCATTCGCCTCCAAAAAGCTCTGGTTgcctccaacaccttcaacGAGGTGGAAAACAACCAAGAAATCTCCAACAAGCCGTACCAAGCAGCCGAGGAGGCCGCTGTCAAGCTCTGGAATACAATCGATAGTGTCCGCACCAGCTTCCTGCCCGAACAGGCCCGTGCCAAGGTTggcgagaagagaaagagggaTACCATCGATGTCGACACTTCCAGCCAAGAGATATGGGAGAATATGCTTGCCACCGAGGAAGTCGCCCTTGCTCACAGGCGCAAGGTCCTAGAGAAGTGGTCCGAAAGAGTCAAGAAGAACACGACCACCGGCGCCGCAACCCGCAACCTCGTCAAGAACGAATCTCAAACTCTTCTTTCCGCCCTCGACAGTCAGCTTGTCTCCTCGGATCGTCTTGTCAAGCGCGCCCGTATCCCCCGCTCCTGCGCTCCTGCCCAAGCCGCCAAGaaggtggaagaagacgtCGAGATCTACGACGATGCCGACTTTTACCAATTGCTGCTCAAGGAGTTGGTTGACCAGCGCTCTGCGGACACTGGTGCTCCAGGAGAGTCGGTCACTACTGTGAGATGGGCTGCCttgaaggaggccaaggtACGGAAGCAGGTGGATAGAAAGGCTAGCAAGGGGAGAAAGCTGCGGTATACAGTGCATGAGAAGCTCCAAAACTTCATGGCGCCCGAGGACAGGAGACAATGGGAAGAGCATGCTATTGATCGGTTGTTTGGGGCACTGTTTGGGCAAAAGCTTGCactcaaggaggaggatgacaaggaagaagaggaggacgacgacgaggagatgggtggtgttagccttgaggaggcggggttgaagttgtttAGGAGCTGA
- a CDS encoding hypothetical protein (COG:D; antiSMASH:Cluster_5; EggNog:ENOG503NVRH): MPTKLPPSTLLVPRRFFSSTTPKHSHENPLGLPQKGTIPRFQRGLPAKRPIPSVAHIIAVSSAKGGVGKSTIAANLSLAFTRLGHRTGLLDTDLFGPSVPTLFSLNSPPNLTPKNQLIPLTNYGVKTMSIGYLIGSESAPIVWRGPMLLKAIQQLLHDVDWSPGLDVLVLDLPPGTGDVQLSITQQIPLSGAVIVTTPHTLAVKDAVKGVEMFEKVDVPVLGLVQNMSLFTCPCCSTKTPVFGGTEGVKKMCEDYGMEFLGDVPLHPNIGEDASRGKPTVVAEPESERAGVFMDVARRLGEKIGLGGGRGDGRKSVRAGV; this comes from the exons ATGCCAACAAAACTCCCGCCTTCGACCCTGTTGGTCCCCAGGAGgttcttctcatcaaccacgccAAAACATAGCCATGAGAACCCTCTT GGCCTCCCCCAAAAAGGCACCATCCCCCGCTTCCAACGCGGCCTCCCAGCCAAAcgccccatcccctccgtcGCCCACATCATcgccgtctcctccgccaaaGGCGGCGTAGGCAAATCCACCATCGcagccaacctctccctcgccttcacCCGCCTAGGCCACCGCACCGGCCTCCTCGACACCGACCTCTTCGGCCCCTCCGTAccaaccctcttctccctcaactcccccccgaacctcacccccaaaaaccagCTCATCCCCCTGACCAACTACGGCGTCAAGACAATGTCAATAGGGTACCTCATTGGCTCCGAATCCGCCCCCATCGTCTGGCGAGGACCCATGCTTCTAAAGGCTATACAACAACTCCTACACGACGTGGACTGGTCGCCTGGGTTGGATGTTTTAGTTCTTGACCTGCCGCCTGGGACGGGTGATGTTCAATTGTCGATCACGCAGCAGATACCACTATCGGGGGCGGTTATCGTCACGACGCCGCACACGCTGGCTGTCAAGGACGctgtgaagggggtggagatgttTGAAAAGGTGGATGTACCtgttttggggttggtgcaGAATATGAGTTTGTTTACTTGTCCCTGTTGCAGCACAAAGACACCTGTGTTTGGGGGgacggagggggtgaagaagatgtgTGAGGATTATGGTATGGAGTTTTTGGGGGATGTACCGCTCCATCCTAATATCGGGGAGGATGCGAGCAGAGGGAAGccgacggtggtggcggagcCGGAGTCGGAGAGGGCGGGGGTGTTTATGGATGTTGCGAGaaggttgggggagaagattgggttgggtgggggacGAGGTGATGGGAGGAAAAGCGTGAGGGCGGGGGTATAG
- a CDS encoding hypothetical protein (antiSMASH:Cluster_5; EggNog:ENOG503P81U), whose amino-acid sequence MTTPVPTPLLKLPLLLHLLTETPASLSFLFFPHSQLPSASPQALLILRNYGGLLLSTNLITLIFLLRPNFDSLSALVALSLGSYHIWPIYRASARLNLAQGKRENEEKVLGGPVVHFWVHVFCLVSLVGSGVFGLG is encoded by the coding sequence atgACAACCCCTGTCCCTACTCCCCTCCTtaaactccccctcctcctccacctcctgaCCGAaacccccgcctccctctcctttttgttcttcccccattcccaactTCCCTCCGCATCCCCCCAagctctcctcatcctccgaaACTACggcggcctcctcctctcgaCCAACCTAATcaccctcatcttcctcctccgaccAAACTTCGACTCTTTGTCTGCGCTTGTGGCGCTGTCACTGGGGAGTTACCACATCTGGCCTATCTACCGGGCTTCTGCCCGGCTCAACCTCGCACAAGGGAAGAGGGAAAACGAAGAGAAAGTCCTGGGGGGACCGGTGGTGCACTTTTGGGTTCATGTCTTTTGTCTAGTTTCGCTGGTCGGGAGTGGGGTTTTTGGGCTGGGGTGA
- the PAB1 gene encoding Protein phosphatase PP2A regulatory subunit B (COG:A; EggNog:ENOG503NXFC; antiSMASH:Cluster_5) → MIVHPPPPSPATPPLAPPPPNTRTTNSPQRHSSHRSLTVSTHLLDPAIIMAAPVAPGAVDQLAADLGNTSLNGGENRNAPAIDTNVAAGQFQNEDQEGAGPTPNSAAPHPQSSASLYVGELDPSVTEAMLFELFSQIGSVASIRVCRDAVTRRSLGYAYVNYNATADGEKALEDLNYTLIKGRPCRIMWSQRDPALRKTGQGNVFIKNLDVAIDNKALHDTFAAFGNILSCKVAQDENGNSKGYGFVHYETDEAAANAIKHVNGMLLNEKKVYVGYHIPKKDRQSKFEEMKANFTNVYVKNIPAEVTDEEFRELFAKYGDVTSSSLARSDEGKSRGFGFVNFTTHEAASKAVEELNGKDFRGQELYVGRAQKKHEREEELRRSYEAARQEKANKYQGVNLYIKNLGDDVDDDKLRQMFSEYGPITSAKVMRDSVVESAAEDEKDKENKKEGEEEKEGETAEKKAETKEKRKLGKSKGFGFVCFSNPDDATKAVTEMNQRMIDNKPLYVALAQRKDVRKSQLEASIQARNQLRMQQAAAQAGIPQQFMQQPVYYAPGQQPGFMPPAGGRGMPFAQGAMGIPPQGGRPGQYPPYAGQQGGRGGMPPQQMPIYPMGAFPPNFAQPNNPQFLAAMQQIQAAAIQGGRGGPGPRGVQGMPPQIPGGPVAGFPPNGRSQNGMGRGAGGNRGGFAGGRGGAPSAGPADVNIAAVLHTQLAAAASPAQQKQILGESLFPKIQAIQPELAGKITGMLLEMENQELINLIEDEAALNAKVGEAMNVYDEYVKTQATGEAKSEEPKAEEKAEEKA, encoded by the exons ATGATcgtccacccaccaccaccatcgccagcgACCCCTCCGCTggcacccccaccacccaacacgCGAACAACAAATTCTCCACAAAGACACAGCTCCCACAGATCACTGACCGTGTCCACTCATCTTCTAGACCCAGCTATCATAATGGCCGCTCCCGTTGCCCCTGGCGCTGTCGACCAGCTTGCCGCTGATCTCGGCAACACTAGCCTCAACGGCGGTGAGAACCGCAATGCCCCCGCCATCGATACCAACGTGGCTGCTGGCCAGTTCCAGAACGAGGACCAGGAAGGCGCCGGCCCTACCCCCAACTCGGCCGCTCCTCACCCCCAGTCCTCGGCCTCCCTCTACGTCGGCGAGCTGGACCCGTCTGTGACTGAGGCCATGCTCTTCGAGCTCTTCTCCCAGATCGGCTCCGTTGCCTCGATTCGTGTTTGCCGCGACGCCGTCACTCGTCGCTCTCTCGGCTATGCCTATGTGAACTACAATGCCACTGCCGACGGCGAGAAGGCCCTCGAGGACCTCAACTACACTCTCATCAAGGGCCGCCCCTGCCGCATCATGTGGTCTCAGCGTGACCCTGCTCTGCGCAAGACTGGCCAGGGCAACGTCTTTATTAAGAACCTTGATGTCGCCATCGACAACAAGGCGCTTCACGACACCTTCGCTGCTTTCGGTAACATCCTGAGCTGCAAGGTCGCTCAGGACGAGAACGGCAACTCCAAGGGTTACGGTTTCGTTCACTACGAGACCGACGAGGCTGCCgccaacgccatcaagcACGTCAACGGCATGCTTCTCAacgagaagaaggtctaTGTCGGCTACCACATCCCCAAGAAGGATCGCCAGAGCAAGtttgaggagatgaaggccaACTTCACCAACGTCTACGTCAAGAACATCCCCGCCGAGGTTACCGACGAGGAGTTCCGTGAGCTCTTCGCCAAGTACGGCGAtgtcacctcttcctcccttgCCCGCTCTGACGAAGGCAAGAGCCGTGGCTTTGGCTTTGTCAACTTCACTACTCACGAAGCTGCTTCCAAGGCTGTTGAGGAGCTCAACGGCAAGGATTTCCGTGGTCAGGAGCTGTATGTCGGCCGTGCCCAGAAGAAGCACGAgcgcgaggaggagctccgCAGGTCTTATGAGGCTGCTCGCCAGGAGAAGGCTAACAAATACCAAGGCGTCAACCTCTACATCAAGAACCTcggagatgatgttgatgatgacaagcTCCGCCAGATGTTCTCCGAGTACGGCCCCATCACCTCGGCCAAGGTCATGCGCGACAGCGTAGTTGAGTCCGCcgctgaggatgagaaggacaaggagaacaagaaggagggcgaggaggagaaggagggcgaaaccgccgagaagaaggccgagaccaaggagaAGCGCAAGCTCGGCAAGAGCAAGGGCTTCGGTTTCGTCTGCTTCAGCAACCCCGACGATGCCACCAAGGCCGTCACCGAGATGAACCAGCGCATGATTGACAACAAGCCCCTCTACGTCGCTCTCGCTCAGCGCAAGGATGTTCGCAAGAGCCAGCTCGAGGCCAGCATCCAGGCCCGCAACCAGCTCCGCATGCAGCAGGCTGCCGCCCAGGCTGGTATTCCTCAGCAGTTTATGCAACAGCCAGTTTACTATGCTCCCGGTCAGCAGCCTGGCTTTATGCCCCCCGCCGGCGGCCGTGGCATGCCCTTCGCTCAGGGAGCTATGGGCATCCCTCCCCAGGGTGGTCGTCCCGGCCAGTACCCTCCCTATGCTGGTCAGCAGGGCGGCCGTGGCGGCATGCCTCCCCAGCAGATGCCCATCTACCCCATGGGTGCTTTCCCTCCCAACTTTGCCCAGCCCAATAACCCTCAGTTCCTTGCTGCCATGCAGCAGATCCAGGCTGCTGCTATCCAAGGTGGCCGTGGCGGTCCTGGCCCTCGTGGCGTGCAGGGCATGCCTCCTCAGATCCCCGGTGGCCCCGTCGCCGGCTTCCCTCCCAACGGCAGATCCCAGAACGGCATGGGCCGTGGTGCCGGTGGCAACCGCGGTGGCTTTGCCGGCGGGCGTGGCGGTGCTCCCTCCGCTGGTCCCGCCGATGTGAACATCGCCGCTGTTCTCCACACCCAactcgccgctgccgcttcTCCTGCCCAGCAGAAGCAGATCCTCGGCGAGAGCCTCTTCCCCAAGATCCAGGCCATCCAGCCCGAGCTTGCTGGCAAGATCACCGGCATGctcttggagatggagaaccAGGAGCTCATCAACCT CatcgaggatgaggctgCTCTCAACGCCAAGGTCGGCGAGGCCATGAACGTCTATGACGAGTACGTCAAGACTCAAGCCACTGGCGAGGCCAAGAGTGAGGAgcccaaggccgaggagaaggccgaggagaaggcttAG